The window CTTAAAATGGGAAATCAGGATGCACCTGGGAGCCCTTCTCAACCGATCTATAGCTCTGGTCGGAATTCATCTACATATTTTCACACCAGAGCTTACTTACACGTTGGTAGCCTCTGTGAAAGAGTCATTGGGACCATTGTTCTTTTTTACCTCCAGGTTCTTTTTAGTCTTGAACGTCACAGACACCTCAGAGTGAATGGCATCCAACCTCTGCTCACAGCGGAAGGCTGCTAGGAAAGCCTTTCTATAGTTGCTGTTCATCCAGCCATAGAGAAAGGGGTTGGCAAAGGTGGAGCACATGGCGATAATGTGGAACACGGTGAAGATGAGTTTGTACTCCTTCAGGTCTAGGACTTGGTTGTCAATGTCAACAGCAAGTTGGAAGGCATGGAGAGGCAACCAGCTGACTGCAAACACCACTACCACACACACCAGCATTTTGGTCGTTTTTTGCCTTCGCTGATGGTAGTGATCATTAGCAGCTCCAGGGCTGACATGGTTCTTAAGTTTACTCCAGATACGAGTGTAGGAAAAAGATATGATGCCCAGAGGCAAAACGTATAGGATCAACAAGGAAGAAAGACTGTAGATGGTGCCATAGATGTTCTTCTCCTCACCAGGCCACTTCTCAGTGCAGACCACAATCTCAAAGTCGGGAATAATCTCAATCAGCGAGTACTCGCGGAAGATGGCCAGGGGGCTTGCAAGCAAGGCACTGATGCCCCAGGCCAGGCCAATAATCAGGAAGCTGATTCTCTTGGAGATCTTGCTTTCCAGGTGGTAGACAATGCAACGATGCCGGTCCAGGGCAATTACCGTCAAGGTGATCGTGGACACTTGcactgccaggccctgggcatAGGGTACCAGGTGGCACAGGACAGGACCCATTTTCCACTCCCCCATTAAGGTGTAAGTAAGAGTGAATGGCAAGCACAGGGTGTTCACCAGAAGATCTGCCACAGCCAGATTGGCAATGAAAAAGTTGGTTACTGTGCGCATGCTCTTGAATTTGATCACCACGTGAATCACCAGAGAGTTTCCAATTACCCCGAGCAAGATGATAGAGCAATAAGCTAATATGAGGATAATCTGCACCTCAATCAGCATGGTGCTGTCTAGAAGCTCTGGCTCAGGGTCAGGGGCCAGCTCACCTCTAGGAGTGGTTTGCCGTGGATGGTACTTCTCCACCTTCATTTCTTCCACTGTCTGGTTCTCATCAGCCTCTGCACCTACTGGGCCCATTTTCAGCACCTAGCACAAGAATATAcaatttgaagaagaagaagaagaagaagaagaagaagaagaagaagaagaagaagaaggaggaggagggggagggggcgggggagggggaaggggaagagggggaggaggaggaagaggggaaggagaagaaataacatGGAGCAAGGAAAACACAAGGGTGACGCAAAGGAATATCACAAATGGATTGGTTTCATTTTGGTTACAGCTCAAAATACATGTCCCCTGATCCCTGTAACCGTGCACAgtgtaacattttaataaagcagGACCATTATAATAGTTTATTCACAAATATGGATGAATTAAACCAGGTCCCTGAAATGTATATTACAACAGTAAAGTGTAATACCTATAGTGTAGACATAAATCCAGTGTGAATGCTACCAAATTGAGTCAATCTATTTTGAGTGGGATAAATGTTACAAACTTTACCGATTAATTTTATAACTTCTATTaactcttcaaatttattttaaggtaGACAAAGAAAATTACCCTCAATATCTTAACTGcttcaaatttataaatatagcaacaaatttcacagaaaagagaaaaatattaaagccCTTTGAGTGGGGCCTGGACTTTGGAAGTATAACATAGAACACATAAATATAAACTGAGCATATTCATTTTATAGCCATTTTTTCTAGTGTTTGGGTTAGTGTTAAAACTAGGTAGCCTGTGTAAAACGGTTGCTTTTTTTGAAGATCTGAAATAAACTTCCTACTGACACACAGCAGAATCCCACACGGgatctacatgaaaaaaaaatatgtccaaatctgaagcatctctctctctaacctctaaatataaaagttttgACGCTTTTCTTCTCCAATCACACGCCCTCAAGACTTTTCTTTCTGCATGCCCTACTTCAGTCAATGTTATCCCCATTGATTACACCGTGGGGAAGGTTAAAAAGCAGGTAACCATTCTAGACTTTGTCAACTCATTTAgtctccacatttttttttaattttttttttaacgtttatttattt is drawn from Panthera leo isolate Ple1 chromosome B1, P.leo_Ple1_pat1.1, whole genome shotgun sequence and contains these coding sequences:
- the NPY2R gene encoding neuropeptide Y receptor type 2 is translated as MGPVGAEADENQTVEEMKVEKYHPRQTTPRGELAPDPEPELLDSTMLIEVQIILILAYCSIILLGVIGNSLVIHVVIKFKSMRTVTNFFIANLAVADLLVNTLCLPFTLTYTLMGEWKMGPVLCHLVPYAQGLAVQVSTITLTVIALDRHRCIVYHLESKISKRISFLIIGLAWGISALLASPLAIFREYSLIEIIPDFEIVVCTEKWPGEEKNIYGTIYSLSSLLILYVLPLGIISFSYTRIWSKLKNHVSPGAANDHYHQRRQKTTKMLVCVVVVFAVSWLPLHAFQLAVDIDNQVLDLKEYKLIFTVFHIIAMCSTFANPFLYGWMNSNYRKAFLAAFRCEQRLDAIHSEVSVTFKTKKNLEVKKNNGPNDSFTEATNV